The Podospora pseudocomata strain CBS 415.72m chromosome 1 map unlocalized CBS415.72m_1, whole genome shotgun sequence genome has a segment encoding these proteins:
- the kap95 gene encoding karyopherin Kap95 (BUSCO:EOG09260HMA; COG:U; COG:Y; EggNog:ENOG503NX6P): MEGSPDINTVLTNSLSPDGALRNAAEQQLIQAAEQNFSQYLLTLVQALANENAEGHIRAAAGIALKNAFSAREFARQQSLQAKWLNQTDQETKTRVKQLALETLSSTNAQAGQACAQVVAAIAAIELPRDQWPDLMASLVRNVSEGSPHQKQASLTTIGFICESQDQDLRNSLIAHSNAILTAVVQGARKEETNLEVRLAAITALGDSLEFVGNNFKHEGERNYIMQVVCEATQAEDSRIQQGAYGCLNRIMALYYENMRFYMEKALFGLTILGMKSDDEDVAKLAVEFWSTVCEEEIAIEDDNAQVESSEQMRPFYNFSRVATNEVVPVLLALLTKQDEDASDDEYNISRAAYQCLQLYAQSVGAAIVPPVIAFVEANLRHDDWHYRDAAVSAFGAIMDGPEEKTLEGIVKSGMGPLIAMMDDPSIHVRDSTAYALGRITETCADAIDPTQHLDALIRSLFNGLMNTPKMAASCCWALMNIAERFSGDGDSAQNPLTPHFNQSVTNLLAVTGRMDCEASVRTAAYEVLNTFVRNAASESLQAVASLSTVTIERLEGTIPMQAQVVSIEDKIILEDMQTSLCTVLQAIIERLDKEIAPQGDRIMQCLLQILSSVNGKSSVPEGAFTTISSLANAMEEDFVKYMDAFSPFLYNALGNQEEPGLCSMAIGLVSDITRSMGERSQPWCDNFMNYLLNNLRSTALANQFKPAILQCFGDIAGAIGGHFETYLSVVAQVLQQAATVTAGAEGSYEMFDYVITLREGIMDAWGGIIGAMKSGNKTAVLEPYVQSIFEMLNVIANDANRSEALMRSAMGVIGDLADAYPNGQLVEAFRADWLTAMIKETRQNREFQPRTIETARWAREQVKRQIGGAQGMMSQT, encoded by the exons GTATCGCTCTCAAGAACGCCTTCAGTGCCCGCGAGTTTGCCAGACAACAGTCTTTACAAGCGAAATGGCTGAACCAGACCGACCAAGAAACCAAGACCCGCGTCAAGCAGCTGGCTCTCGAGACGCTTTCCTCCACAAATGCCCAGGCCGGCCAGGCTTGCGCTCAGGTCGTCGCTGCCATCGCGGCGATCGAGCTGCCCCGTGACCAGTGGCCAGATCTTATGGCGTCTCTTGTCCGCAACGTCAGCGAAGGCAGTCCCCACCAGAAGCAGGCCTCCCTTACAACCATCGGGTTCATCTGCGAGAGCCAAGATCAGGATCTGAGGAACAGCTTGATTGCCCATTCGAACGCCATCTTGACGGCAGTAGTACAGGGTGCTcgcaaggaggagaccaaCCTCGAGGTCCGTCTCGCTGCCATCACCGCGTTGGGTGACTCCCTCGAATTTGTCGGAAACAATTTCAAGCATGAAGGCGAGCGCAACTACATCATGCAGGTTGTCTGCGAGGCCACCCAGGCCGAGGACTCTCGGATTCAGCAGGGTGCTTATGGCTGCCTGAACCGCATCATGGCTCTCTACTATGAGAACATGCGGTTCTACATGGAGAAGGCTCTGTTTGGCCTTACCATTCTGGGCATGAAgagcgatgacgaggatgttgCCAAGTTGGCGGTTGAGTTCTGGAGCACAGTatgcgaggaggagattgccaTTGAAGATGACAATGCCCAGGTCGAGAGCTCCGAGCAGATGCGCCCATTCTACAACTTCAGCCGCGTTGCCACCAACGAGGTCGTCCCTGTTCTCCTCGCCCTGCTCACCAAGCAGGACGAGGACGCTTCAGACGACGAGTACAACATCTCGCGTGCCGCCTACCAGTGCTTGCAGCTCTATGCCCAGTCGGTTGGAGCTGCTATTGTCCCTCCAGTTATTGCGTTTGTCGAGGCCAACCTCCGCCACGACGACTGGCATTACCGTGATGCCGCCGTCTCTGCCTTTGGTGCTATCATGGACGGTCCGGAAGAAAAGACCTTGGAGGGGATTGTCAAGTCAGGAATGGGCCCTCTCATTGCCATGATGGATGATCCTTCCATCCACGTTAGGGATTCGACCGCTTATGCGCTCGGCCGTATCACCGAGACCTGCGCCGATGCCATTGACCCTACTCAGCACCTGGATGCTCTGATCCGCTCGCTCTTCAACGGTCTTATGAACACTCCCAAGATGGCCgcttcttgctgctgggccCTGATGAACATTGCCGAGAGATTTTCTGGTGACGGCGATTCCGCTCAAAACCCCTTGACTCCTCACTTCAACCAGAGCGTCACAAACCTGCTTGCTGTCACCGGCAGAATGGACTGCGAGGCTTCCGTCAGGACTGCTGCCTATGAGGTTCTGAACACGTTCGTGCGCAACGCTGCCAGCGAGAGTCTCCAGGCTGTCGCCTCTCTTTCCACCGTTACCATCGAGCGATTGGAGGGCACCATCCCAATGCAGGCCCAGGTCGTCAGCATTGAAGACAAGATCATCCTCGAGGACATGCAGACCAGTCTCTGCACCGTCCTCCAGGCCATCATCGAGCGCCTGGACAAGGAGATCGCTCCTCAGGGTGACCGTATCATGCAGTGCCTGCTCCAGATTCTGAGCAGCGTCAACGGAAAGTCTAGTGTACCCGAGGGCGCTTTCACAACCATCAGCAGTCTTGCCAATGCGATGGAGGAGGACTTCGTCAAGTACATGGATGCCTTTTCTCCATTCCTTTACAATGCTCTTGGCAACCAAGAAGAGCCGGGTCTCTGCTCGATGGCTATTGGCCTCGTCAGCGACATCACACGGTCCATGGGCGAGCGCAGCCAGCCTTGGTGCGATAACTTCATGAACTACCTGCTGAACAACCTCAGGAGCACTGCTCTTGCGAACCAGTTCAAGCCTGCCATCCTCCAATGCTTTGGCGATATTGCTGGCGCTATTGGTGGCCACTTTGAGACATACCTCTCCGTCGTTGCGCAGGTATTGCAGCAAGCTGCTACCGTcaccgccggcgccgagggCTCCTATGAAATGTTCGACTATGTCATCACCCTGAGAGAAGGCATTATGGATGCTTGGGGTGGCATCATCGGAGCCATGAAGTCTGGCAACAAGA CCGCTGTCCTCGAGCCATATGTTCAGTCAATCTTCGAGATGCTGAACGTCATCGCCAACGATGCTAACCGCAGCGAAGCTTTGATGCGGTCTGCCATGGGTGTCATCGG TGATCTTGCCGATGCTTATCCTAATGGCCAGCTGGTCGAAGCTTTCCGCGCGGATTGGCTTACCGCCATGATCAAGGAGACGCGCCAGAACCGCGAGTTCCAGCCCCGTACCATTGAGACTGCTCGCTGGGCCCGCGAACAAGTCAAGCGTCAAATCGGCGGCGCTCAGGGCATGATGTCGCAAACATGA